The Vespa velutina chromosome 25, iVesVel2.1, whole genome shotgun sequence genome has a segment encoding these proteins:
- the LOC124957403 gene encoding membrane-associated progesterone receptor component 1-like, whose protein sequence is MAEKSDSITPGSTSATFGQQNNNNSLFLTSFVEEIIKSPINLLLVGIIALLVYKIIKSKIKSEEPLEEIKHLPKLHRDFTIEELKKYDGNGTDGRILVALNGSVYDVTRGATFYGPGAPYAVFAGRDASRGLATFTLEPIKDEYDDLSDLDSEQMSSMKEWELQFKERYDYVGKLLKPGEEPTNYSDEEDEGSQQETENKLDQQNAKSDICEIKNKAKDD, encoded by the exons ATGGCCGAAAAGAGCGACTCAATAACGCCGGGTTCCACGTCGGCTACGTTCGgtcaacaaaataataataattcattgtttCTAACGAGTTTCGTCGAGGAAATCATTAAAAGTccgattaatcttttattggTCGGTATAATAGCCCTActcgtttataaaataattaagagtAAAATTAAATCGGAGGAACCATTGGAAGAGATCAAACATTTACCAAAATTACATCGTGACTTTACTATCGAGGAATTGAAAAAGTATGACGGCAATGGGACCGACGGAAGAATATTGGTTGCACTTAATGGAAGCGTTTATGATGTTACAAGAGGTGCCACGTTCTACGGCCCTG gTGCACCATATGCAGTATTTGCTGGACGTGATGCTAGCAGAGGATTAGCAACATTTACATTAGAACCGATTAAAGACGAGTATGATGATTTGAGCGATTTAGACAGTGAACAAATGAGTTCTATGAAGGAATGGGAATTGCAATTTAAAG agAGGTATGATTATGTTGGGAAATTATTAAAACCGGGAGAGGAACCAACGAATTATTCGGACGAGGAGGATGAAGGTAGTCAGCAAGAGACTGAAAATAAATTGGATCAACAAAATGCAAAATCTGACATCTgtgaaatcaaaaataaagcaaaagaTGATTGA
- the LOC124957402 gene encoding WD repeat-containing protein 19 isoform X1 → MSSEKILYRLDQPHGTGTVYASWRPGNSTHIATTGCDSSVAIFDRQGDLQERIQIPGLCTGFGWDADGDLLAIISQNSSIITLWDATTGKKSQMDAGVRDNLTCMIWAKRNCLLAVGTHKGNLILYDHINAKRIPILGKHKKRILCGAWSIEGLLALASEDKMLTINTREGDTRREITLQGDPSDIQFSEMKMDHRIGGENTVSLVVSKTTLFLYNILDPDNPIELAFQKRYGPIVTYKWYGDGYILVGFEAGYFIAISTHIKEVGQELFQIKNHKDTLTDISLSENIGKVATCGDSIVKIHSLQNLEETEKMISVTGETGISKVEWSTDGTMIAVVTYIGNVLIYLVEIPKLTSVCSNRIALLTSLIEVTVHLYTLDKEKSEPQIINTIIEPSVLAVGPLHVAVALNNRALFWDLSTYQYDINTHFERDYLATVDSISLNETYVSVLFDGKLQLQLIKVDQTLINIGKDTKLFPESNNLNERITCHALSSEFLIYGTDMGRIIYFYLEAFNKSTEFTHNNGIKNIYLDANGTQLCFIDNKSDVYLYDPINENIIQVPESPDSIEGIIWDQNIFERSIFAIYNKNVIVTYIFIKYFVEGQKIIKVNSTKLPSEALPMLMYSGEVTLSTPSSKLIQITLASHEDVGNIVDTKKINEIFNNHIMCRRYDNAWNICDKLNDNDLWLKLGQSAIANLNIEFAIRVYRRIEDASMVWALEKIENINELNLLCGHSSLLLGDYNQAEKFFLQSTEPVQALYLRRDLMQWEQALSLAQKLKSDEIPFIAREYAQQLEFIGNYPKALANYERGLFDPNTTSNFNLNDIQHKNQCLAGIARMSIRCGDSRRGVSIAMDNDSSRSLRKECAEILETMKQINEAALLYEKADYFDKAASAYIKLKNWHKVGQLLPQISSPKINIQYAKAKESEGKYEEAAKAYETAKDYDNIIRINLEYLNNPARSVEIVQQTKSIDGAKRIAKYFQKINDYNSAIKFLIMSNCHDEAFQLANQHGKMELYGEILINTIDDDNNRKEDFKNLAVHFESQKNSLLAGKYYFHAKDYQKALKHLLKAAQLTVDDDMALSLAIDTVASSKDEKLANHLIDFLLGSDGVPKDPKYLFRLYMARKQYKEAAKTAIIIANEEQINGNYRNAHDVLFGMYQELKRNKINTPLEMQNNLRLLHSYILVRLHVKRNDHLRGARMLIRVANNISKFPSHIVPILTSTVIECHRAGLKQAAFNFAAMLMRPEYRTQIDIKYSKKIEAIVRKPPRAKDNELEDEPLTPCPYCKSKVPETEITCDKCKNTIPFCIATGRHIVEDNFTVCPQCDFPAIRSEFLRIIESDETCPMCSEHIDPNIISSIIDIRPYLDLQENTIEKV, encoded by the exons ATGTCATCCGAAAAG atACTCTATCGCTTGGATCAGCCTCATGGTACTGGAACTGTTTACGCTTCCTGGCGACCTGGTAATAGTACACATATTGCAACTACAGGCTGCGATTCATCCGTCGCAATATTTGATAGACAAGGTGATCTTCAAGAGCGTATACAAATTCCTGGATTATGTACTGGCTTTGGTTGGGACGCAGATGGTGATTTATTAGCGATCATATCGCAAAACTCTTCTATCATAACTTTGTGGGATGCGACCACTGGTAAAAAGTCTCAAATGGATGCGGGCGTTAGGGATAATCTAACTTGTATGATATGGGCCAAAAGAAATTGTCTATTGGCCGTTGGAACGCATAAAGGAAATTTAATACTATACGATCATATTAATGccaa gcGTATACCAATATTGGGTAAACATAAGAAACGAATATTATGCGGTGCATGGTCGATAGAAGGTCTTTTAGCTTTAGCAAGCGAAGATAAAATGTTAACGATCAATACTAGAGAAGGTGATACTCGTAGGGAAATAACATTGCAAGGTGATCCATCTGACATACAATTTAGTGAAATGAAAATGGATCATCGTATTGGAGGAGAAAATaca gtatCTCTTGTCGTCAGTAAAACTACAttgtttctatataatattttggaTCCGGATAATCCAATCGAATTAGCCTTTCAAAAACGTTATGGTCCAATCGTTACCTATAAATG gtacgGAGATGGATATATATTAGTTGGTTTTGAAGCTGGATATTTCATTGCCATATCTACTCATATAAAAGAAGTTGGTCaggaattatttcaaataaaaaatcataaggATACTTTAACAGATATCTCATTAAGTGAAAATATTGGAAAGGTAGCCACCTGTGGTGATAGCATTGTCAAAATACATAGTTTACAAAATTTAgaggaaacagaaaaaatgatttctgTGACCGGTGAAACTGGTATTAGTAAAGTTGAATGGTCAACGGATGGTACAATGATAGCAGTAGTAACTTACATTGGAAACGTTCTCATTTATTTAGTTGAAATTCCAAAATTAACAAGCGTTTGCAGTAATAGAATAGCATTGTTAACAAGTTTAATTGAAGTTACCGTACACCTTTATACATTAGAtaag gaAAAATCAGAAccacaaataattaatactataATAGAACCATCTGTATTGGCTGTAGGACCACTTCATGTAGCTGTAGCATTAAACAATAGAGCATTATTTTGGGATTTATCTACTTATCAATATGACATTAATACACATTTTGAACGTGATTATTTAGCAACTGTTGATAGTATATCCTTAAACGAAACATATGTTTCCGTTTTATTCGATGgaaaattacaattacaattg ATCAAAGTGGATCAAACGTTAATAAACATTGGCAaagatacaaaattatttcctgaatcaaataatttaaatgaaagaataacgTGCCATGCATTGTCATCAGAATTTCTAATTTATGGAACAgat ATGGgccgtattatatatttttatttagaagcATTTAATAAGTCGACAGAGTTTACCCATAACAatggtattaaaaatatatatttagatgcAAATGGTACACAATTAtgtttcattgataataaatcggatgtttatttatacgatccgatcaatgaaaatatcattCAAGTGCCTGAATCACCAGATTCCATAGAAGGTATTATATGggatcaaaatattttcgaacgttcgatatttgcaatatataataaaaatgttatcgttacgtatatttttatcaaatattttgtcGAAG GTCAAAAGATAATCAAAGTGAATTCAACGAAATTGCCATCGGAAGCATTGCCTATGTTAATGTATTCTGGTGAAGTGACATTAAGCACACCGAGTagtaaattaatacaaataacatTAGCTTCTCATGAGGATGTTGGAAATATAGTGGATACCAAAAAGATCAATGAGATATTCAACAATCATATTATGTGTAGAAG atacgACAATGCTTGGAATATTTGCGACAAATTAAATGACAATGATCTATGGTTGAAATTGGGTCAAAGTGCAATtgcaaatttaaatattgaatttg CCATTAGAGTTTATCGACGTATTGAAGATGCTTCTATGGTTTGGgcattagaaaaaatagaaaatataaatgaattaaatttattatgcgGCCATTCATCATTATTACTTGGAGATTATAATCAAGCtgagaaattctttttacaatCAACCGAACCAGTACAAGCTTTATATCTGCGAAGGGATTTGATGCAATGGGAACAAGCTCTTAGTTTAGCACAGAAATTAAAATCCGACGAAATACCATTCATCGCCAGAGAATATGCGCAACAATTAGAATTTAT AGGAAATTATCCAAAGGCATTGGCCAATTATGAACGTGGTTTATTCGATCCAAATACAACAtccaatttcaatttaaatgatattcaacataaaaatcaatgtttGGCTGGTATAGCAAGAATGTCTATTAGATGTGGTGACAGTAGAAGAGGTGTCAGTATTGCAATGGACAATGACAGTTCTAGATCATTGAGAAAGGAATGCGCAGAAATTTTGGAAACTATGAAG caAATCAATGAAGCCGCGTTGCTTTATGAGAAAGCagattattttgataaagcAGCATCCgcttatatcaaattaaagaATTGGCATAAAGTAGGACAACTTTTGCCTCAAATATCATCCCCtaagataaatatacaatatgcCAAAGCAAAAGAATCAGAGGGAAAGTACGAGGAAGCTGCTAAGGCATACGAAACTGCTaaagattatgataatattattagaatcaatcttgaatatttaaataatcctg ctAGAAGCGTTGAGATTGTACAACAAACTAAAAGCATTGATGGTGCCAAAAGGATAgctaaatattttcaaaagataaatgattataattcggctattaaatttttaattatgtcaaaTTGTCATGACGAAGCTTTTCAACTTGCCAATCAGCATGGTAAAATGGAATTATATggtgaaattttaataaatactattgacgatgataataacagaaaGGAAGACTTTAAGAATCTTGCTGTACATTTTGAATCACAAAAGAATAGTCTTTTGGCaggcaaatattattttcatgctAAGGATTATCAAAAG gCATTAAAGCATTTACTTAAAGCAGCACAATTAACTGTTGATGACGACATGGCATTATCATTGGCAATAGATACAGTGGCCTCATctaaagatgaaaaattagCCAATcatttaatagattttttattagGCTCAGATGGAGTACCAaag GATCCAAAATATTTGTTTCGATTGTATATGGCAAGGAAACAATATAAAGAGGCAGCAAAAACAGCAATAATTATTGCCAATGAAGAACAAATTAATG gaaattACAGAAATGCTCATGATGTTTTGTTTGGGATGTatcaagaattaaaaagaaataaaataaatacgcCATTGGAAATGCAAAATAATTTGAGATTGTTACATTCTTACATATTGGTAAGACTTCATGTAAAAAGGAACGACCATTTACGAGGTGCCAGAATGTTGATCAGAGTTgcgaataatatatctaaatttCCATCAc acaTCGTACCAATTTTAACTTCAACAGTTATAGAATGTCACAGAGCAGGCTTGAAACAAGCGGCATTTAATTTTGCAGCTATGTTAATGCGTCCTGAATATAGAAcacaaattgatattaaatatagtaaaaaaatcGAGGCCATAGTAAGAAAACCACCAAGGGCTAAAGATAACGAGCTCGAGGATGAACCTTTAACTCCATGCCCTTATTGTAAAAGTAAAGTTCCAGAGACTGAAATAACCTGTGATAAATGCAAAAATACAATTCCATTTTGCATAGCTACG GGTAGACATATCGTAGAAGATAATTTTACAGTTTGTCCTCAATGCGATTTTCCTGCCATCAGAAGTGAATTTTTACg aATCATTGAATCTGATGAGACATGTCCAATGTGTTCTGAACACATAGATCCCAATATTATATCATCGATAATTGATATCCGTCCATATCTTGATCTTCaagaaaatacaatagaaaaagtttaa
- the LOC124957402 gene encoding WD repeat-containing protein 19 isoform X2, with protein sequence MSSEKILYRLDQPHGTGTVYASWRPGNSTHIATTGCDSSVAIFDRQGDLQERIQIPGLCTGFGWDADGDLLAIISQNSSIITLWDATTGKKSQMDAGVRDNLTCMIWAKRNCLLAVGTHKGNLILYDHINAKRIPILGKHKKRILCGAWSIEGLLALASEDKMLTINTREGDTRREITLQGDPSDIQFSEMKMDHRIGGENTVSLVVSKTTLFLYNILDPDNPIELAFQKRYGPIVTYKWYGDGYILVGFEAGYFIAISTHIKEVGQELFQIKNHKDTLTDISLSENIGKIKVDQTLINIGKDTKLFPESNNLNERITCHALSSEFLIYGTDMGRIIYFYLEAFNKSTEFTHNNGIKNIYLDANGTQLCFIDNKSDVYLYDPINENIIQVPESPDSIEGIIWDQNIFERSIFAIYNKNVIVTYIFIKYFVEGQKIIKVNSTKLPSEALPMLMYSGEVTLSTPSSKLIQITLASHEDVGNIVDTKKINEIFNNHIMCRRYDNAWNICDKLNDNDLWLKLGQSAIANLNIEFAIRVYRRIEDASMVWALEKIENINELNLLCGHSSLLLGDYNQAEKFFLQSTEPVQALYLRRDLMQWEQALSLAQKLKSDEIPFIAREYAQQLEFIGNYPKALANYERGLFDPNTTSNFNLNDIQHKNQCLAGIARMSIRCGDSRRGVSIAMDNDSSRSLRKECAEILETMKQINEAALLYEKADYFDKAASAYIKLKNWHKVGQLLPQISSPKINIQYAKAKESEGKYEEAAKAYETAKDYDNIIRINLEYLNNPARSVEIVQQTKSIDGAKRIAKYFQKINDYNSAIKFLIMSNCHDEAFQLANQHGKMELYGEILINTIDDDNNRKEDFKNLAVHFESQKNSLLAGKYYFHAKDYQKALKHLLKAAQLTVDDDMALSLAIDTVASSKDEKLANHLIDFLLGSDGVPKDPKYLFRLYMARKQYKEAAKTAIIIANEEQINGNYRNAHDVLFGMYQELKRNKINTPLEMQNNLRLLHSYILVRLHVKRNDHLRGARMLIRVANNISKFPSHIVPILTSTVIECHRAGLKQAAFNFAAMLMRPEYRTQIDIKYSKKIEAIVRKPPRAKDNELEDEPLTPCPYCKSKVPETEITCDKCKNTIPFCIATGRHIVEDNFTVCPQCDFPAIRSEFLRIIESDETCPMCSEHIDPNIISSIIDIRPYLDLQENTIEKV encoded by the exons ATGTCATCCGAAAAG atACTCTATCGCTTGGATCAGCCTCATGGTACTGGAACTGTTTACGCTTCCTGGCGACCTGGTAATAGTACACATATTGCAACTACAGGCTGCGATTCATCCGTCGCAATATTTGATAGACAAGGTGATCTTCAAGAGCGTATACAAATTCCTGGATTATGTACTGGCTTTGGTTGGGACGCAGATGGTGATTTATTAGCGATCATATCGCAAAACTCTTCTATCATAACTTTGTGGGATGCGACCACTGGTAAAAAGTCTCAAATGGATGCGGGCGTTAGGGATAATCTAACTTGTATGATATGGGCCAAAAGAAATTGTCTATTGGCCGTTGGAACGCATAAAGGAAATTTAATACTATACGATCATATTAATGccaa gcGTATACCAATATTGGGTAAACATAAGAAACGAATATTATGCGGTGCATGGTCGATAGAAGGTCTTTTAGCTTTAGCAAGCGAAGATAAAATGTTAACGATCAATACTAGAGAAGGTGATACTCGTAGGGAAATAACATTGCAAGGTGATCCATCTGACATACAATTTAGTGAAATGAAAATGGATCATCGTATTGGAGGAGAAAATaca gtatCTCTTGTCGTCAGTAAAACTACAttgtttctatataatattttggaTCCGGATAATCCAATCGAATTAGCCTTTCAAAAACGTTATGGTCCAATCGTTACCTATAAATG gtacgGAGATGGATATATATTAGTTGGTTTTGAAGCTGGATATTTCATTGCCATATCTACTCATATAAAAGAAGTTGGTCaggaattatttcaaataaaaaatcataaggATACTTTAACAGATATCTCATTAAGTGAAAATATTGGAAAG ATCAAAGTGGATCAAACGTTAATAAACATTGGCAaagatacaaaattatttcctgaatcaaataatttaaatgaaagaataacgTGCCATGCATTGTCATCAGAATTTCTAATTTATGGAACAgat ATGGgccgtattatatatttttatttagaagcATTTAATAAGTCGACAGAGTTTACCCATAACAatggtattaaaaatatatatttagatgcAAATGGTACACAATTAtgtttcattgataataaatcggatgtttatttatacgatccgatcaatgaaaatatcattCAAGTGCCTGAATCACCAGATTCCATAGAAGGTATTATATGggatcaaaatattttcgaacgttcgatatttgcaatatataataaaaatgttatcgttacgtatatttttatcaaatattttgtcGAAG GTCAAAAGATAATCAAAGTGAATTCAACGAAATTGCCATCGGAAGCATTGCCTATGTTAATGTATTCTGGTGAAGTGACATTAAGCACACCGAGTagtaaattaatacaaataacatTAGCTTCTCATGAGGATGTTGGAAATATAGTGGATACCAAAAAGATCAATGAGATATTCAACAATCATATTATGTGTAGAAG atacgACAATGCTTGGAATATTTGCGACAAATTAAATGACAATGATCTATGGTTGAAATTGGGTCAAAGTGCAATtgcaaatttaaatattgaatttg CCATTAGAGTTTATCGACGTATTGAAGATGCTTCTATGGTTTGGgcattagaaaaaatagaaaatataaatgaattaaatttattatgcgGCCATTCATCATTATTACTTGGAGATTATAATCAAGCtgagaaattctttttacaatCAACCGAACCAGTACAAGCTTTATATCTGCGAAGGGATTTGATGCAATGGGAACAAGCTCTTAGTTTAGCACAGAAATTAAAATCCGACGAAATACCATTCATCGCCAGAGAATATGCGCAACAATTAGAATTTAT AGGAAATTATCCAAAGGCATTGGCCAATTATGAACGTGGTTTATTCGATCCAAATACAACAtccaatttcaatttaaatgatattcaacataaaaatcaatgtttGGCTGGTATAGCAAGAATGTCTATTAGATGTGGTGACAGTAGAAGAGGTGTCAGTATTGCAATGGACAATGACAGTTCTAGATCATTGAGAAAGGAATGCGCAGAAATTTTGGAAACTATGAAG caAATCAATGAAGCCGCGTTGCTTTATGAGAAAGCagattattttgataaagcAGCATCCgcttatatcaaattaaagaATTGGCATAAAGTAGGACAACTTTTGCCTCAAATATCATCCCCtaagataaatatacaatatgcCAAAGCAAAAGAATCAGAGGGAAAGTACGAGGAAGCTGCTAAGGCATACGAAACTGCTaaagattatgataatattattagaatcaatcttgaatatttaaataatcctg ctAGAAGCGTTGAGATTGTACAACAAACTAAAAGCATTGATGGTGCCAAAAGGATAgctaaatattttcaaaagataaatgattataattcggctattaaatttttaattatgtcaaaTTGTCATGACGAAGCTTTTCAACTTGCCAATCAGCATGGTAAAATGGAATTATATggtgaaattttaataaatactattgacgatgataataacagaaaGGAAGACTTTAAGAATCTTGCTGTACATTTTGAATCACAAAAGAATAGTCTTTTGGCaggcaaatattattttcatgctAAGGATTATCAAAAG gCATTAAAGCATTTACTTAAAGCAGCACAATTAACTGTTGATGACGACATGGCATTATCATTGGCAATAGATACAGTGGCCTCATctaaagatgaaaaattagCCAATcatttaatagattttttattagGCTCAGATGGAGTACCAaag GATCCAAAATATTTGTTTCGATTGTATATGGCAAGGAAACAATATAAAGAGGCAGCAAAAACAGCAATAATTATTGCCAATGAAGAACAAATTAATG gaaattACAGAAATGCTCATGATGTTTTGTTTGGGATGTatcaagaattaaaaagaaataaaataaatacgcCATTGGAAATGCAAAATAATTTGAGATTGTTACATTCTTACATATTGGTAAGACTTCATGTAAAAAGGAACGACCATTTACGAGGTGCCAGAATGTTGATCAGAGTTgcgaataatatatctaaatttCCATCAc acaTCGTACCAATTTTAACTTCAACAGTTATAGAATGTCACAGAGCAGGCTTGAAACAAGCGGCATTTAATTTTGCAGCTATGTTAATGCGTCCTGAATATAGAAcacaaattgatattaaatatagtaaaaaaatcGAGGCCATAGTAAGAAAACCACCAAGGGCTAAAGATAACGAGCTCGAGGATGAACCTTTAACTCCATGCCCTTATTGTAAAAGTAAAGTTCCAGAGACTGAAATAACCTGTGATAAATGCAAAAATACAATTCCATTTTGCATAGCTACG GGTAGACATATCGTAGAAGATAATTTTACAGTTTGTCCTCAATGCGATTTTCCTGCCATCAGAAGTGAATTTTTACg aATCATTGAATCTGATGAGACATGTCCAATGTGTTCTGAACACATAGATCCCAATATTATATCATCGATAATTGATATCCGTCCATATCTTGATCTTCaagaaaatacaatagaaaaagtttaa